The following proteins are encoded in a genomic region of Methanoculleus bourgensis MS2:
- a CDS encoding prefoldin subunit beta has translation MENIPPRVQNQLAMLQQMQQQLQTVVSQKAQYELSIREARRAVEDLGDVAEDAAVFMNVGSVMMQKSKEQVLTSLNERIETLELRVKSLEKQEKALQGRFEQLSTQIRGALEGKQQPPGTT, from the coding sequence ATGGAAAATATCCCACCAAGAGTACAGAACCAGCTGGCGATGCTCCAGCAGATGCAGCAGCAGCTGCAGACCGTGGTCTCACAGAAAGCACAGTACGAGCTCTCGATCCGCGAAGCCAGGCGGGCTGTCGAGGACCTGGGCGACGTCGCTGAGGATGCAGCGGTCTTCATGAACGTCGGCAGCGTCATGATGCAGAAGAGCAAAGAGCAGGTGCTTACATCCTTGAACGAACGTATCGAGACGCTCGAACTCCGGGTTAAGTCGCTCGAGAAACAGGAGAAGGCCCTGCAGGGCAGGTTCGAGCAGTTGTCCACCCAGATCAGGGGTGCACTGGAAGGAAAGCAGCAGCCTCCCGGCACCACCTGA
- a CDS encoding Rpp14/Pop5 family protein yields the protein MKPRPPAMREKRRYILVRILPYGVTPDQKDVYLSVIEAATSLWGDVAVGLAQPAVVFCGEGYAVVRCRRGTEKDIATALATVTAIAGERVALRTVATSGTIRALRRRIRPIRPLPETGEVTIGGDYFVVYRYPRQKVDLVEKGIMHQKSLFFTETDLEER from the coding sequence ATGAAACCAAGACCGCCGGCGATGCGGGAGAAGCGGCGCTACATCCTGGTGCGGATCCTCCCCTATGGGGTGACTCCCGACCAGAAAGATGTGTACCTCTCGGTCATCGAGGCCGCGACTTCCCTCTGGGGCGATGTAGCCGTCGGTCTTGCGCAACCCGCCGTGGTCTTCTGCGGCGAGGGGTATGCCGTGGTCAGGTGCCGGCGGGGGACGGAGAAGGATATCGCCACCGCCCTTGCAACGGTCACCGCGATAGCGGGTGAGCGGGTCGCACTCAGGACGGTTGCCACATCCGGGACCATCCGTGCACTGCGGCGCCGGATACGACCGATCCGGCCTCTCCCGGAGACCGGGGAAGTGACGATCGGGGGAGACTATTTTGTGGTGTACCGCTATCCCCGTCAAAAGGTTGATTTGGTTGAAAAAGGTATTATGCATCAGAAGTCATTGTTTTTCACTGAAACCGATTTGGAGGAACGATAA
- a CDS encoding 50S ribosomal protein L37ae: MASRKQSAKGRVVGSAGRFGPRYGRFIRKRVNQIEKISRARHACPRCDQASVRREGTGIWVCRKCGFKFAGGTYVPETPAMRIASRSIERSLQKEG, translated from the coding sequence ATGGCAAGTCGCAAACAGAGTGCCAAGGGCAGGGTAGTTGGAAGTGCCGGGCGTTTCGGCCCGAGATATGGCCGGTTTATCCGGAAGAGGGTGAACCAGATCGAGAAGATTTCCCGTGCGCGTCATGCCTGCCCCCGCTGTGATCAGGCATCGGTCCGGCGTGAGGGGACCGGAATCTGGGTGTGTCGCAAGTGCGGGTTTAAGTTTGCGGGAGGTACCTACGTCCCGGAGACCCCGGCGATGCGCATTGCTTCAAGGAGCATCGAGCGCTCGCTGCAGAAGGAGGGCTAA
- the psmA gene encoding archaeal proteasome endopeptidase complex subunit alpha — MQPQYQMGYDRAITVFSPDGRLYQVEYAREAVKRGTTAVGLKCSEGVVLIVDKRVTSRLLEPVSIEKIFKIDTHIGVASSGLVGDARALVDRARVESQINRVSYNEPINVEILAKKLCDHMQTYTQFGGARPYGTALLIAGVSDGEARLFETDPSGTLLEYKATGIGTGRPAVMKVFEEEYQEEADFTGAIKLGIKALHAATEGKLDVSAIEIGVVSIKDGEFRKLEKDEVKAYIDQYEE, encoded by the coding sequence ATGCAACCACAATATCAGATGGGTTATGACCGGGCGATCACCGTATTCAGCCCGGACGGTAGACTTTACCAGGTTGAGTATGCCAGAGAAGCGGTAAAACGAGGCACAACGGCCGTCGGCCTCAAGTGCAGCGAAGGCGTCGTGCTGATTGTCGATAAGCGCGTGACATCCCGGCTCCTCGAACCGGTATCAATCGAGAAGATCTTCAAGATCGATACGCATATCGGCGTGGCATCCTCCGGCCTCGTCGGGGATGCGCGGGCTCTCGTGGACAGGGCGCGGGTCGAGTCGCAGATCAACCGGGTCTCCTACAACGAACCGATCAACGTCGAGATCCTGGCCAAGAAACTCTGTGATCATATGCAGACCTACACCCAGTTCGGCGGTGCACGCCCGTACGGGACGGCTCTCCTGATCGCAGGGGTCAGCGACGGGGAGGCCCGTCTGTTTGAGACCGATCCGAGCGGGACGCTGCTTGAGTACAAGGCGACCGGGATCGGCACAGGCCGGCCTGCCGTCATGAAGGTCTTCGAGGAAGAGTACCAGGAGGAGGCAGACTTCACCGGCGCCATCAAACTCGGTATCAAGGCCCTCCACGCCGCCACGGAAGGCAAGCTGGACGTGAGCGCCATTGAGATCGGTGTTGTTTCCATCAAGGACGGAGAGTTTCGGAAACTGGAGAAGGACGAAGTGAAGGCCTACATTGACCAGTACGAAGAGTGA
- the moaC gene encoding cyclic pyranopterin monophosphate synthase MoaC — translation MNESGKQGEGPVFTHIENDRAQMVDISAKTEVPREAVASGRIYLRGETLRAIREGTTVKGNVLATARVAATLAVKDTPRIIPMCHPIPLGGITIDFEEGDGYIEATARVKSYGRTGVEMEALTGVSVALLTVWDMVKSAEKDENGQYPVTRIDAVHVVEKRKGV, via the coding sequence ATGAACGAGTCCGGCAAACAGGGCGAGGGCCCGGTCTTCACCCACATCGAGAACGACCGCGCGCAGATGGTGGACATCTCAGCCAAGACCGAGGTCCCCCGGGAAGCGGTTGCGAGCGGCAGAATCTACCTCCGGGGCGAGACGCTCCGGGCCATCAGGGAAGGAACCACGGTCAAAGGCAACGTGCTCGCGACCGCACGGGTGGCGGCCACCCTCGCGGTGAAAGACACGCCGCGCATCATCCCCATGTGCCACCCCATACCGCTTGGAGGCATCACCATCGATTTCGAGGAAGGGGACGGCTACATCGAGGCGACCGCCCGTGTAAAGTCATACGGGAGGACGGGTGTCGAGATGGAAGCGCTCACCGGCGTCTCTGTCGCTCTCCTCACCGTCTGGGATATGGTCAAGTCGGCGGAGAAGGACGAGAACGGTCAGTACCCGGTCACCAGGATCGATGCCGTCCACGTCGTGGAGAAGCGGAAAGGGGTCTAG
- a CDS encoding 50S ribosomal protein L15e, translating to MAKSMYAYVREAWKRPDQSEVKGLLWERLQVWRREGSVVRIERPTRIDRARSLGYKAKQGIVVARVRVRRGGRRKPRYFRGRRTARMGMRRTTPAKSLQRIAEERASRKFPNMEALNSYWVGEDGRYRWFEVILVDGHHPSIRSDRNLAWLADSAHRGRAERGKTSAGMKGRGMRTRGRGTEKTRPSIRSHANRGK from the coding sequence ATGGCAAAATCGATGTATGCCTACGTTCGTGAGGCATGGAAACGGCCCGACCAGTCCGAGGTGAAAGGTCTCCTCTGGGAGCGCCTCCAGGTGTGGCGGCGCGAGGGAAGTGTCGTGCGCATTGAGCGCCCCACCCGGATTGACCGGGCCCGGTCGCTCGGATACAAGGCCAAACAGGGAATCGTTGTTGCACGTGTCAGGGTCCGTCGCGGCGGCCGGAGGAAGCCCAGGTACTTCCGCGGGCGCAGGACCGCACGCATGGGCATGCGCCGGACGACCCCGGCAAAGAGCCTGCAGCGCATTGCCGAAGAGCGGGCGTCCCGCAAGTTCCCGAACATGGAGGCCCTGAACTCCTACTGGGTCGGTGAAGACGGACGCTATAGGTGGTTTGAGGTTATCCTGGTCGACGGTCATCACCCCTCGATCCGGAGCGACCGCAACCTCGCGTGGCTGGCCGACTCCGCCCACCGGGGCCGGGCAGAGCGCGGCAAGACCTCTGCCGGCATGAAGGGGCGCGGCATGCGGACGCGCGGACGCGGAACCGAGAAGACCCGCCCGAGCATCCGTTCCCATGCAAACCGCGGCAAATAA
- a CDS encoding KEOPS complex subunit Pcc1, whose translation MTHTATFRFIADDARPLYLSICQETDDIGERSSVRVRLAGDDTLVLEVTATDIPALRAALNTWLRLINIAVEVREIAAPPVLQNSE comes from the coding sequence CTGACCCATACCGCGACGTTCCGGTTCATCGCCGACGACGCCCGACCCCTCTACCTCTCCATCTGCCAGGAGACGGACGATATCGGAGAGAGGTCGTCGGTCCGCGTAAGGCTTGCGGGCGACGATACGCTCGTCCTCGAGGTGACTGCTACCGATATACCGGCTCTCCGGGCGGCCCTCAACACCTGGCTCCGGCTGATCAACATAGCGGTTGAGGTGCGGGAGATAGCCGCACCTCCAGTGCTCCAAAACAGCGAATAA
- a CDS encoding DHHA1 domain-containing protein gives MGLKRDLRRAADTICEADRVTIVSHIDADGISTESILAQALSREGIPVSSVFVRQLEPMAMRHIPKDDSLKLFTDLGAGQQNLLEEHGLSADEVLILDHHVSQPCGTAYPQVNCLDYGVTRMSAAGVAYLVAKTIDPTSTDLAKLAVVGNVGDMMARENCGLVGPAREIVQDGVEYGNIIVRERDLNCYGISTRPVHVCLGYCDDPYIDGISNSTNAALQFLERLGVELKNPQGGWLVWEELTFDDRRKIVSALAQQLIAHGREIDRLLGETYIFPDETERTPLRNASEYATLLNACGRWAKPKVGGSICRGERGDAYREAEYMLAHHRSVIRDLLQYILDTGVTELSHLQYIHTGDRFPDTIVGIGAGMALSKLDWRKPIMVLAAMVDEPEVTKVSMRTNQWALARGVDLQEALVEASAGVGGAGGGHRIAAGAFIPRNTEEEFVDSVNRILKRQSAPAGQDDS, from the coding sequence ATGGGCCTAAAGCGCGATCTGCGGAGAGCGGCTGATACGATCTGCGAAGCGGACCGGGTGACGATCGTCTCCCACATCGACGCCGACGGAATCAGCACCGAGTCGATTCTTGCGCAGGCGCTCAGCCGTGAGGGCATACCGGTCAGTTCAGTCTTTGTCCGCCAGCTCGAGCCGATGGCGATGCGCCACATCCCGAAGGACGACTCCTTAAAACTCTTCACCGACCTTGGGGCAGGCCAGCAGAATCTCCTCGAGGAGCACGGTCTCTCCGCTGACGAGGTCCTGATACTCGACCACCACGTCAGCCAGCCCTGCGGCACGGCCTACCCTCAGGTCAACTGCCTGGACTACGGCGTTACCCGGATGAGTGCGGCCGGCGTTGCATACCTGGTCGCAAAGACGATCGATCCCACCAGCACCGACCTCGCCAAACTCGCAGTGGTCGGAAACGTCGGCGATATGATGGCCCGGGAGAACTGCGGGCTGGTCGGCCCGGCGCGGGAGATCGTCCAGGACGGCGTGGAGTACGGCAACATCATCGTCCGGGAACGGGACTTAAACTGCTACGGGATATCCACCCGCCCTGTCCACGTCTGCCTCGGCTACTGTGACGACCCCTACATCGACGGGATCTCAAACAGCACAAACGCGGCGCTCCAGTTTCTTGAGAGGCTCGGTGTTGAGTTAAAGAACCCGCAGGGCGGCTGGCTCGTCTGGGAGGAACTCACGTTCGATGACCGGCGCAAGATCGTCAGCGCCCTTGCCCAGCAGCTCATTGCTCACGGGAGGGAGATCGACCGCCTCCTCGGCGAGACCTACATCTTCCCCGACGAGACGGAACGCACACCGCTCAGGAACGCCTCCGAATACGCCACCCTGCTCAACGCCTGCGGCCGATGGGCAAAGCCAAAGGTCGGAGGCAGCATCTGCCGCGGGGAGCGCGGGGACGCTTACCGCGAGGCCGAGTACATGCTCGCCCACCACCGCTCGGTCATCCGCGACCTGCTCCAGTACATTCTCGATACCGGGGTGACCGAACTCTCCCACCTGCAGTACATCCACACCGGCGACCGGTTCCCGGATACCATCGTCGGGATCGGCGCCGGTATGGCGCTCTCCAAACTGGACTGGAGGAAACCGATCATGGTGCTCGCCGCGATGGTGGACGAACCGGAGGTCACCAAGGTCTCGATGCGGACCAACCAGTGGGCGCTCGCGCGGGGCGTCGACCTCCAGGAGGCGCTCGTCGAGGCGTCGGCAGGGGTGGGCGGTGCAGGCGGCGGGCACCGGATCGCGGCCGGGGCGTTTATCCCCCGGAATACAGAAGAGGAGTTTGTTGATAGTGTCAACCGGATACTCAAAAGACAGTCTGCTCCGGCGGGTCAGGACGATAGCTGA
- a CDS encoding PUA domain-containing protein, whose translation MSTGYSKDSLLRRVRTIADFQFGAGSGEALFPDECTFQLSSTGRIRQVRLGKERLATVRAQDGRLTLGITGAARLSTRLAPPAYRVAVQEDVAPFIADGKNAMAKHVIAADAGIRAGDEVLVVTGDDLLLATGAALLSGPEMLAFNYGVAVKVRQGRGTECFQER comes from the coding sequence GTGTCAACCGGATACTCAAAAGACAGTCTGCTCCGGCGGGTCAGGACGATAGCTGACTTCCAGTTCGGCGCCGGGTCGGGAGAGGCTCTCTTTCCCGACGAATGTACCTTCCAGCTCTCCTCAACGGGGCGCATCCGCCAGGTGCGGCTCGGAAAGGAGAGGCTTGCCACCGTCAGGGCACAGGACGGCCGCCTGACCCTCGGGATCACCGGGGCGGCGCGTCTCTCGACCAGGCTCGCTCCCCCGGCGTACCGGGTGGCGGTGCAGGAGGATGTGGCCCCGTTCATCGCGGACGGGAAGAACGCTATGGCAAAGCACGTCATCGCCGCCGATGCCGGCATCCGCGCAGGAGACGAAGTGCTGGTGGTGACCGGCGACGACCTGCTCCTCGCCACAGGTGCAGCCCTGCTCTCAGGCCCGGAGATGCTGGCATTTAATTACGGTGTAGCGGTAAAAGTACGACAAGGGAGGGGAACGGAATGTTTCCAGGAAAGATAA
- a CDS encoding bifunctional ADP-dependent NAD(P)H-hydrate dehydratase/NAD(P)H-hydrate epimerase — translation MEGMREFLETGVISAGRMRAVEENAALLGLSSLRMMESAGRALVDTILTYNPSRVLILCGKGNNGGDGMVAARYLQHLDAVDVVYPDSGQMTPEAAVQASLLGHCPVALHPVRCAADVEPLLRVFDEADLIVDAMLGTGASGAVREPLATLVALANKSPVPVVAVDIPTPGIRAARIVSFHRPKVEGADVVDIGIPLEAEVCTGPGDLALLPARAPGAHKGAGGEVLVVGGGPYQGAPYIAAMGALRAGADIVRIASPAYIPMPDLIYERLEGDVITNDHLETILGLVGRADVVVCGMGLGRASHDVVLAVAEAAEKAVFDADALARPLPAAKETIYTPHAGEFARMTGAEPPVDLVPRARSVKAAATAGTILLKGPVDVVSDGKRVRFNRTGTPAMTTGGTGDLLAGMAGALFCHLPAFEAACIAAYANGRAGMRAAEERGCGMLATDMLDFIPRELFGRGTPG, via the coding sequence ATGGAAGGGATGCGGGAGTTCCTTGAGACCGGCGTGATCAGCGCCGGCCGAATGCGGGCAGTCGAAGAGAACGCTGCTCTGCTGGGGCTCTCGTCGCTCCGGATGATGGAGAGCGCCGGGCGGGCGCTCGTGGATACTATCCTCACCTACAACCCCTCCCGCGTCCTCATCCTCTGTGGGAAGGGAAACAACGGCGGCGATGGAATGGTGGCAGCCCGCTACCTCCAGCACCTCGACGCGGTCGACGTCGTCTACCCTGACTCTGGTCAGATGACCCCGGAGGCTGCCGTCCAGGCATCGCTTCTTGGGCACTGCCCGGTCGCCCTCCACCCGGTCAGGTGCGCCGCAGACGTCGAACCCCTCCTCCGCGTCTTCGATGAGGCCGATCTCATCGTTGACGCGATGCTCGGGACCGGGGCCTCGGGCGCGGTGCGGGAGCCGCTTGCAACCCTCGTCGCCCTGGCGAACAAAAGCCCCGTGCCGGTCGTCGCTGTCGACATACCTACCCCCGGTATCAGGGCCGCGCGTATCGTATCGTTCCACCGACCCAAGGTGGAGGGCGCGGACGTCGTGGATATCGGCATCCCGCTCGAGGCTGAGGTCTGCACCGGTCCCGGCGATCTTGCGCTCCTCCCGGCAAGGGCGCCCGGGGCCCACAAGGGCGCCGGCGGCGAGGTCCTGGTGGTCGGGGGAGGGCCCTACCAGGGGGCGCCCTACATCGCGGCCATGGGAGCGCTCCGCGCCGGTGCCGATATCGTGCGGATCGCCTCCCCCGCGTACATCCCCATGCCTGACCTGATCTACGAGCGCCTGGAGGGAGACGTGATCACAAACGACCACCTGGAGACGATCCTCGGGCTCGTCGGGCGGGCTGACGTCGTTGTCTGTGGCATGGGGCTTGGGAGAGCGAGCCACGATGTCGTGCTTGCCGTCGCTGAGGCGGCAGAAAAAGCGGTCTTTGACGCCGACGCGCTCGCCCGTCCCCTGCCGGCGGCAAAGGAGACGATCTACACCCCGCACGCGGGCGAGTTCGCCCGGATGACCGGGGCGGAACCGCCGGTGGACCTTGTCCCGCGCGCCAGGAGCGTCAAGGCCGCCGCAACGGCGGGGACCATCCTCCTCAAAGGCCCGGTCGACGTCGTCTCCGACGGGAAGCGGGTCAGGTTCAACCGGACCGGAACCCCCGCCATGACCACCGGGGGGACAGGCGATCTCCTCGCCGGTATGGCCGGGGCGCTCTTCTGCCACCTGCCGGCATTCGAGGCCGCCTGTATCGCCGCATACGCAAACGGCAGGGCCGGTATGCGGGCCGCGGAGGAGCGGGGGTGCGGTATGCTCGCTACAGATATGCTGGACTTCATCCCACGCGAACTCTTCGGCCGTGGAACACCCGGGTAG
- a CDS encoding 2-isopropylmalate synthase, producing the protein MRSGTLKRTVFFTDSRAKSNVTVFDTTLRDGEQTPGISFTREEKLGIAEHLSDIGVHTIEAGFPASSDSERDIVTAIRGLGLNAEICGLARSLKADVDACIDCDVDMVHVFIPTSDVQREYTIKKTREQVLAATGEIIAYARDHLDRCMFSAMDATRTDPDYLIEVYRVAVDAGATIINVPDTVGVITPTAMKQLIARIDREVGCPIDVHCHNDFGLAVANTIAAVEGGASQVQVTVNGIGERAGNADLAQTVMILESIYGIDTGIKTTSLVETSRLVSRYAGMTTPPTQPVVGENAFAHESGIHSHGVITRSDTFEPGIMTPEMVGHRRRLKLGKHAGRHAVRQMLAEAHIAPTDAQLDEIVQRVKGIAGRGKRVTDADLYEIAESVMQLAPNGKTLELQGIAVMTGNHVIPTASVRATVDGEEHIFSSVGNGPVDAAVKAILGIIPAPIHLKEFSIEAISGGTDALGHVTIAVEDGRGRVFDASASSDDIILASVEAVINAINLVCRTRKNDREPDE; encoded by the coding sequence ATGCGTTCAGGAACGCTGAAGCGTACTGTCTTCTTCACCGATAGCCGTGCGAAAAGTAACGTCACTGTTTTCGACACCACACTGCGCGACGGTGAACAAACACCGGGTATCTCATTCACACGTGAAGAGAAACTCGGTATTGCAGAGCATCTCTCCGACATTGGAGTGCATACCATCGAAGCCGGCTTTCCCGCGTCCTCCGATTCCGAGCGTGATATCGTCACGGCCATCAGGGGTCTCGGGCTGAACGCTGAGATCTGCGGCCTCGCGCGGTCGCTCAAAGCCGATGTGGATGCATGCATCGACTGCGATGTCGATATGGTCCACGTCTTCATCCCGACATCAGACGTCCAGCGCGAGTACACTATCAAAAAGACCCGGGAGCAGGTCCTCGCAGCCACCGGCGAGATCATCGCATATGCCCGCGACCACCTCGACCGGTGTATGTTCTCGGCCATGGATGCCACGAGGACAGACCCGGATTACCTGATAGAGGTATACCGTGTCGCGGTGGATGCCGGGGCCACGATCATCAATGTACCCGACACCGTCGGCGTGATCACCCCGACAGCCATGAAACAACTCATCGCCCGAATAGACCGGGAGGTGGGCTGTCCGATCGACGTCCACTGCCACAACGACTTCGGGCTTGCGGTGGCAAACACCATCGCAGCGGTCGAGGGCGGGGCCTCCCAGGTTCAGGTGACCGTGAACGGCATCGGCGAGCGGGCGGGAAACGCTGACCTCGCGCAGACCGTGATGATCCTTGAATCCATCTACGGGATCGACACCGGCATCAAGACGACAAGCCTCGTGGAGACCTCAAGACTCGTCTCGCGCTACGCCGGGATGACCACGCCCCCCACGCAACCGGTCGTCGGCGAGAACGCTTTCGCCCACGAGAGCGGGATCCACTCCCACGGCGTGATCACGCGGTCTGATACCTTCGAGCCCGGGATTATGACGCCGGAGATGGTCGGCCACCGGCGGAGGCTGAAACTCGGCAAACACGCAGGCAGACACGCGGTCAGGCAGATGCTCGCCGAGGCGCACATAGCCCCCACCGACGCCCAGCTCGACGAGATCGTCCAGCGGGTGAAAGGGATTGCAGGCAGAGGCAAGCGGGTGACTGACGCGGACCTCTACGAGATCGCTGAAAGCGTCATGCAGCTCGCCCCCAACGGAAAGACCCTGGAACTCCAGGGTATCGCCGTCATGACCGGCAACCACGTTATCCCGACGGCCAGCGTCAGGGCGACCGTCGACGGGGAGGAGCATATCTTCTCGAGCGTCGGCAACGGGCCGGTGGATGCGGCCGTAAAGGCGATCCTCGGGATCATCCCGGCCCCCATCCACCTCAAGGAATTCAGCATCGAGGCGATCTCGGGGGGCACCGATGCCCTGGGACATGTCACCATCGCCGTCGAGGATGGACGGGGCCGGGTCTTTGATGCCAGCGCCTCAAGCGACGACATCATCCTCGCGTCGGTCGAGGCCGTGATCAACGCGATCAACCTCGTCTGCCGGACGCGGAAGAATGACCGGGAACCGGATGAGTGA
- a CDS encoding nascent polypeptide-associated complex protein: MFPGKINPRKMKQMMKQMGMEMEEIEGVEKVVIYTSAGNYIFDEAQVVATTMQGVTSYQITGEGRFEEAVPEIPDEDVALVSSQTGATEEVARQTLIETRGDIAEAILKLAEQ, encoded by the coding sequence ATGTTTCCAGGAAAGATAAACCCAAGAAAGATGAAACAGATGATGAAACAGATGGGCATGGAGATGGAGGAGATCGAGGGCGTGGAGAAGGTGGTGATCTACACCTCAGCCGGCAATTACATCTTCGACGAGGCCCAGGTCGTCGCGACAACCATGCAGGGAGTCACCTCCTACCAGATCACCGGAGAGGGGCGGTTTGAAGAGGCGGTCCCGGAGATCCCGGACGAGGACGTCGCCCTTGTCTCGTCCCAGACCGGCGCGACCGAAGAGGTCGCGCGGCAGACGCTCATCGAGACCCGTGGCGATATCGCCGAAGCGATCCTGAAGCTCGCAGAGCAATGA
- a CDS encoding RNase P subunit p30 family protein: MKITDASVCPYPAGDSTLARMALEAVELGFDSLVALGEEDSQSRGLEVLRGVVISAASQKEVIRQVRKPTVRAADVVFVNAGDISFNRAVVSVKEVHVVRNIHATRRNAFDHVAARSAADHGTAVDISLAPIIQYRGRRRQRALQRYADILTLQRRYGFPLTISSGARSILEQRSVRETRGLCALFGMTGAEVSEALSSIGRLVEPARPVRVVG; the protein is encoded by the coding sequence ATGAAGATCACCGACGCCAGTGTATGCCCCTATCCCGCCGGCGACTCGACGCTGGCACGGATGGCGCTCGAGGCGGTAGAACTCGGATTCGATAGTCTTGTCGCCCTCGGAGAGGAGGATTCGCAATCCCGCGGGCTTGAGGTTCTCCGGGGCGTCGTGATCAGTGCCGCGTCCCAGAAGGAGGTCATCAGGCAGGTGCGCAAGCCCACGGTCCGGGCTGCCGATGTGGTCTTCGTCAACGCTGGCGACATCTCCTTCAACCGGGCCGTCGTCTCGGTGAAGGAGGTGCACGTCGTCAGGAACATCCATGCCACCCGGAGGAACGCCTTTGATCATGTCGCTGCACGGTCGGCAGCGGACCACGGTACGGCAGTGGACATCTCGCTTGCCCCCATCATCCAGTACCGCGGGAGAAGGCGCCAGAGAGCGCTACAGCGGTACGCGGATATCCTGACACTGCAGCGGCGTTACGGTTTCCCGTTGACGATATCGTCGGGCGCACGCTCGATCCTTGAACAGCGATCGGTTCGTGAGACCCGGGGCCTCTGCGCGCTCTTCGGCATGACGGGGGCAGAAGTGAGTGAGGCCCTCTCGTCCATAGGGCGGCTCGTCGAACCTGCCCGACCGGTGAGGGTGGTCGGATGA
- a CDS encoding ribosome assembly factor SBDS, whose translation MIPLDQAVVARLESHGERFEVLVDPDLAVRIRQGEEIDLEEVVAADFVFSNAAHGERAPDEALMKVFKTTEFEPAALRIIKRGEIQLTADQRRQRIAERRNQVITFISRNAINPQSGFPHPPQRIELAMEEARVNIDPFKSVEEQVKETVKALRPLLPIRFEEIRIAVRIPADYAPRAYGELQAAVTIEQNEWQKDGSWIAVVRIPAGIQEEFYDLVNKISRGNAETRILERKS comes from the coding sequence ATGATACCACTGGATCAGGCAGTTGTAGCGCGGCTTGAGAGTCACGGAGAACGGTTCGAAGTGCTTGTCGACCCTGACCTGGCTGTGCGGATCCGGCAGGGGGAGGAGATCGACCTGGAAGAGGTAGTTGCAGCCGATTTCGTCTTCTCAAACGCCGCACATGGTGAGCGGGCCCCTGACGAGGCCCTCATGAAGGTCTTCAAGACGACCGAGTTTGAACCGGCCGCGCTCCGGATCATCAAACGAGGCGAGATCCAACTCACCGCCGACCAGCGTCGTCAGCGTATTGCAGAGAGACGGAACCAGGTCATCACGTTCATATCAAGGAACGCTATCAACCCCCAGTCCGGTTTCCCTCACCCCCCGCAGCGGATCGAGCTTGCCATGGAAGAGGCGAGGGTGAATATCGATCCCTTCAAGTCTGTTGAGGAGCAGGTCAAAGAGACAGTCAAGGCACTGCGCCCTCTTCTTCCTATCCGTTTCGAGGAGATCCGCATCGCCGTGAGGATCCCGGCCGACTACGCTCCCCGGGCATACGGGGAGCTCCAGGCGGCGGTGACGATCGAGCAGAACGAGTGGCAGAAGGATGGTTCCTGGATTGCCGTCGTCAGGATTCCGGCAGGCATCCAGGAAGAGTTCTATGACCTGGTGAACAAGATATCCCGGGGAAACGCGGAGACCAGGATTCTCGAACGCAAGTCGTGA
- a CDS encoding DNA-directed RNA polymerase subunit P, whose protein sequence is MAAYKCARCKQKVEIDINIRCPYCGHRILFKERGAGIKDLKAR, encoded by the coding sequence GTGGCTGCCTACAAGTGTGCCCGTTGTAAACAGAAAGTGGAGATCGATATCAACATACGCTGTCCCTACTGTGGACACCGTATCCTCTTCAAGGAACGTGGAGCCGGAATAAAAGATCTGAAAGCTCGATGA